From the Musa acuminata AAA Group cultivar baxijiao chromosome BXJ3-7, Cavendish_Baxijiao_AAA, whole genome shotgun sequence genome, one window contains:
- the LOC103990679 gene encoding phytosulfokine receptor 1 isoform X1: MRRPSFALVALFPRVKDSILMTHRRGFWALLSVRACCFFLFSFLIRARLAFSQNQTCESKDLNALLGFANELDLGWVLNGSYSGCCDWPGVSCGPPTINGRRVVGLDLSRKSLRGSISDSLAGLDQLKRLDLSVNFLQGVVPPQLLRLPLLELINLSTNQLKGVIPSNLNLPAIQVFNISYNQFTGSHPILVGSSNLTSFDLTSNDFYGPIDAGICNSSAKIRILRFSENRFYGDLPRGLKNCSSLTELWLNMNDLSGDLPDALFDMTSMTQLFLQGNQFSSDLSKNMSNLSNLVEIDLSLNRFSGFIPDVFGSLAKLESFSARSNKLVGNLPSSLSKLSSLRVLNLNNNSLSGEINLNCTAMPKLSTLDLGSNSFSGPIPDMLLQCVQLNTLNLAKNNLTGEIPHSFKNFTSLSDLSLTGNHFSNITSALQILQYCPKLTSLVLTRNFHGGEMMPVDGIQGFEKMELLVIANCALTGSIPSWLANLTRLKVLDISWNCLSGSIPMWLGNLDNLFYLDLSNNSLSGQLPNSLTQMKSLMSGSKSLQVSSMENFPFFIKRNSSRKGLQYNQVSSFPPSLILGDNMLVGQILPGFRNLVVLHVLDLSWNNLSGNIPAELSGMTSLEILDLSHNNLTGAIPSSLTNLSFLSKFDVAYNNLVGQVPTGGQFSTFSSSDFEGNSELCGIHLLPCKSKDLLPSRVKTHKRAARISMAAGIGIGASFLLGVVYWIILGRHSGKHEDNPKVVAHADESSDAAGCSIVLLFHKDSKELNIDDILKSTNNFNQAFIVGCGGYGLVYKATLPDGRNIAIKRLSGDFFQVEREFQAEVETLSRAQHRNLVSLQGCCKFGNDRLLIYSYMENGSLDYWLHEKHEGSLMLDWGKRLQIALGAARGLAYLHESCEPHILHRDIKSSNILLDEEFEAHLADFGLARLISPSETHVTTELVGTLGYIPPEYGQSPGATFKGDVYSFGIVLLELLTGRRPVDMCKPKGSRDVVSWVLQMKKERREAEVFDPCIYDKDDNSQILRMLELACLCVSESPKLRPSTNQLVSWLEEICSNGQLTK, translated from the coding sequence ATGAGAAGACCCTCCTTTGCCCTAGTCGCCCTATTTCCCCGCGTAAAAGACTCGATTTTGATGACACACAGGAGAGGTTTCTGGGCGCTGCTCTCGGTGCGCGCATGCTGCTTCTTCTTGTTCTCCTTCTTGATTCGAGCTCGACTGGCTTTTTCTCAGAACCAGACTTGCGAGTCCAAGGATCTCAACGCGTTGCTGGGCTTCGCGAATGAGCTCGATCTGGGGTGGGTTCTAAATGGCTCTTACTCCGGTTGCTGCGACTGGCCTGGAGTGTCCTGTGGTCCTCCGACGATCAACGGCAGGAGGGTGGTCGGATTGGATCTCAGCAGAAAGAGCTTGAGAGGCTCGATCTCTGATTCATTGGCCGGATTGGATCAGCTGAAAAGGCTCGACCTTTCTGTGAATTTTCTGCAAGGTGTGGTTCCCCCGCAGCTGCTCCGATTACCTCTGTTGGAGTTAATCAATCTCAGCACGAACCAGCTCAAAGGAGTGATTCCATCGAATCTGAACCTTCCGGCGATTCAAGTGTTCAACATCTCTTACAATCAATTCACTGGCAGCCACCCGATCCTCGTAGGTTCCAGCAATCTGACATCCTTCGACCTCACTTCCAACGATTTCTACGGCCCGATTGATGCCGGCATCTGCAATTCCTCGGCCAAGATAAGAATTCTCCGCTTCTCGGAGAACAGGTTCTACGGCGACCTTCCCAGAGGTCTCAAGAACTGCAGCTCCCTCACCGAGCTCTGGCTCAACATGAACGACCTCAGTGGAGACTTGCCTGATGCTTTGTTCGACATGACATCCATGACGCAGTTATTCCTCCAGGGGAACCAGTTCTCCAGCGATCTCAGCAAAAACATGAGTAATCTTTCCAACCTTGTCGAGATCGATCTATCCCTTAATAGATTCTCTGGGTTCATCCCAGATGTGTTTGGTAGCCTCGCAAAGCTCGAGTCTTTCTCTGCTCGGTCCAATAAACTTGTAGGTAATTTACCTTCTTCCTTGTCGAAATTGTCATCGCTCAGAGTGCTGAATCTGAACAACAACTCCCTTAGTGGTGAAATCAATCTCAATTGCACTGCAATGCCCAAATTAAGCACCCTCGATCTTGGTTCAAATTCTTTTTCTGGCCCCATCCCTGACATGCTTCTCCAATGTGTGCAACTCAATACTTTAAATCTTGCCAAAAACAATCTTACTGGAGAAATCCCCCACAGCTTCAAGAACTTCACTTCACTTTCTGATCTGTCTCTCACTGGTAACCACTTCTCTAACATAACATCAGCCTTGCAAATCCTGCAGTATTGCCCGAAACTTACTAGTTTGGTCTTGACAAGGAACTTCCATGGTGGTGAAATGATGCCAGTTGATGGAATTCAAGGTTTCGAGAAGATGGAGTTACTTGTCATTGCAAACTGTGCTCTTACAGGTTCCATTCCATCATGGTTGGCAAACTTGACCCGATTAAAGGTATTGGATATCTCATGGAACTGCTTATCTGGATCAATCCCAATGTGGCTTGGGAACCTTGACAATCTCTTTTACTTGGATCTATCAAATAATTCCCTCAGTGGACAGCTTCCTAATAGCTTGACACAAATGAAGAGCCTTATGTCTGGCAGTAAGTCACTGCAAGTTAGCTCAATggagaacttcccattcttcatcaagAGAAATTCAAGTAGAAAGGGCTTGCAGTATAATCAGGTCAGCAGCTTCCCCCCATCACTGATTCTGGGTGATAATATGCTTGTTGGGCAGATTTTGCCAGGATTCAGGAACCTTGTAGTTCTCCATGTGTTGGACTTGAGCTGGAATAATCTTTCGGGAAACATACCTGCAGAGCTGTCGGGCATGACAAGCTTAGAAATCTTGGATTTGTCACACAATAATCTCACAGGAGCAATACCTTCCTCTCTCACCAATCTTAGTTTCTTGTCAAAATTTGATGTGGCATATAACAATTTAGTTGGACAAGTCCCAACTGGAGGCCAATTTTCAACCTTCTCAAGTTCTGACTTTGAAGGCAACTCCGAGCTTTGTGGCATTCACTTGTTACCTTGCAAATCCAAAGATCTTCTACCATCAAGAGTCAAAACACATAAAAGAGCTGCCAGAATAAGCATGGCAGCTGGAATTGGAATCGGGGCAAGTTTTCTTCTTGGTGTTGTCTACTGGATTATATTAGGACGGCATTCTGGAAAACACGAAGACAATCCAAAGGTGGTGGCACATGCAGATGAAAGCTCAGATGCAGCTGGTTGCAGTATAGTTCTTTTGTTTCACAAGGATAGCAAGGAGCtaaacattgatgacatattgaagTCCACCAACAATTTTAATCAGGCTTTTATTGTTGGTTGTGGAGGATATGGTCTGGTCTACAAAGCTACGCTGCCTGATGGAAGGAACATAGCGATCAAGCGGCTTTCTGGTGATTTTTTTCAGGTAGAAAGGGAATTTCAAGCTGAGGTGGAAACTCTTTCTAGAGCCCAGCATAGGAATCTGGTTTCACTGCAAGGATGTTGCAAGTTCGGCAATGATAGACTgttaatctactcatacatggagAATGGAAGCTTGGACTACTGGCTTCATGAGAAACATGAAGGAAGCTTGATGCTGGACTGGGGAAAAAGGCTTCAGATTGCTCTAGGAGCAGCAAGGGGATTAGCATATTTGCATGAGTCTTGTGAGCCTCATATACTTCACCGTGATATCAAATCGAGTAATATCCTTTTAGATGAAGAATTTGAAGCTCATTTGGCAGATTTTGGGCTTGCTAGACTCATTTCGCCTTCTGAGACCCATGTGACAACAGAGTTAGTTGGAACTTTAGGTTACATCCCTCCGGAGTATGGACAATCTCCTGGTGCTACTTTTAAGGGTGATGTATATAGTTTCGGCATTGTACTCTTGGAACTACTTACCGGTAGGAGGCCTGTCGATATGTGCAAACCAAAAGGCAGCAGGGATGTGGTATCATGGGTGCTTCAGATGAAGAAAGAGAGACGGGAGGCTGAGGTTTTTGATCCTTGTATATATGATAAGGATGACAACAGCCAGATATTGAGGATGCTTGAACTTGCATGCCTTTGTGTAAGTGAATCTCCTAAACTGAGACCATCAACCAATCAACTAGTTTCATGGCTTGAAGAGATCTGTTCAAATGGCCAATTGACAAAGTGA
- the LOC135643366 gene encoding phytosulfokine receptor 1-like isoform X2 produces the protein MVPREGFLALLSVRACCFLIFLIRARQAFSQNQTCDSKDLNALLGFTNELDLAKLGWVLNGSSSGSCCDWPGVTCGPPTVNGRRVVGLDLGGKSLRGSIPYSLAGLDQLKRLDVSVNYLQGVVPPQLLRLHLLEFIDLSTNQLEGVIPSNLSLPAIQVFNISYNQFTGGHPILGGSSNLTSFDLTSNDFYGPIDAGICNSSAKIRILRFSENRFYGDLPRGLKSCSSLNELWLSMNDLGGDLPDALFDMTSMTQLFLQGNQFSGDLSTNMSNLSNLVEIDLSLNRFSGFIPDVFGSLAKLESFSAQSNKLVGNLPSSLSKLSSLTVLNLNNNSLSGEINLNCTAMPKLSTLNLGSNSFSGPIPDMLPHCVQLTTLNLGNNNLTGEIPHSFKNFTSLSDLSLTGTSMVVK, from the exons ATGGTACCGAGGGAAGGCTTCTTGGCCCTGCTCTCGGTGCGCGCCTGCTGCTTCTTGATCTTCTTGATTCGAGCTCGACAGGCGTTTTCTCAGAACCAGACTTGCGATTCCAAGGATCTCAACGCGTTGCTGGGCTTCACGAATGAGCTCGATCTGGCTAAACTGGGGTGGGTTCTAAATGGCTCTTCTTCCGGTTCCTGCTGCGACTGGCCTGGAGTCACCTGCGGCCCTCCGACGGTAAACGGGAGGAGGGTGGTCGGATTGGATCTCGGCGGAAAGAGCTTGAGAGGCTCGATTCCCTATTCGTTGGCCGGATTGGATCAGCTGAAAAGGCTCGACGTTTCTGTGAATTATCTGCAAGGAGTGGTTCCCCCGCAGCTGCTCCGACTACATCTGCTGGAGTTCATCGATCTCAGCACGAACCAGCTCGAGGGAGTGATTCCATCGAACCTGAGCCTTCCGGCGATTCAAGTGTTCAACATCTCTTACAATCAATTCACCGGCGGCCACCCGATCCTCGGAGGCTCCAGCAATCTGACATCCTTCGACCTCACTTCCAACGATTTCTACGGCCCGATTGATGCCGGCATCTGCAATTCCTCAGCCAAGATAAGAATTCTCCGCTTCTCGGAGAACAGGTTCTACGGCGACCTTCCCAGAGGTCTCAAGAGCTGCAGCTCCCTCAACGAGCTCTGGCTCAGCATGAACGACCTCGGTGGAGACTTGCCGGATGCTTTGTTCGACATGACATCCATGACGCAGTTATTCCTCCAGGGGAACCAGTTCTCCGGCGATCTCAGCACAAACATGAGTAATCTTTCCAACCTTGTCGAGATCGATCTATCCCTTAATAGATTCTCTGGGTTCATCCCAGATGTGTTTGGCAGCCTCGCAAAGCTCGAGTCTTTCTCTGCTCAGTCCAATAAACTTGTAGGTAATTTACCTTCTTCCTTGTCGAAATTGTCATCGCTCACAGTGCTGAATCTGAACAACAACTCCCTTAGTGGTGAAATCAATCTCAATTGCACTGCAATGCCCAAATTAAGCACCCTCAATCTTGGTTCAAATTCTTTTTCTGGCCCCATCCCTGACATGCTTCCCCACTGTGTGCAACTCACAACTTTAAATCTTGGCAACAACAATCTTACTGGAGAAATCCCCCACAGCTTCAAGAACTTCACTTCACTTTCTGATCTGTCTCTCACTG GAACTTCCATGGTGGTGAAATGA
- the LOC135643366 gene encoding phytosulfokine receptor 1-like isoform X1, translated as MVPREGFLALLSVRACCFLIFLIRARQAFSQNQTCDSKDLNALLGFTNELDLAKLGWVLNGSSSGSCCDWPGVTCGPPTVNGRRVVGLDLGGKSLRGSIPYSLAGLDQLKRLDVSVNYLQGVVPPQLLRLHLLEFIDLSTNQLEGVIPSNLSLPAIQVFNISYNQFTGGHPILGGSSNLTSFDLTSNDFYGPIDAGICNSSAKIRILRFSENRFYGDLPRGLKSCSSLNELWLSMNDLGGDLPDALFDMTSMTQLFLQGNQFSGDLSTNMSNLSNLVEIDLSLNRFSGFIPDVFGSLAKLESFSAQSNKLVGNLPSSLSKLSSLTVLNLNNNSLSGEINLNCTAMPKLSTLNLGSNSFSGPIPDMLPHCVQLTTLNLGNNNLTGEIPHSFKNFTSLSDLSLTGNHFSNVSSALQIVQYCPKLTRLILTRNFHGGEMMPVDAIQGFRKMELLVIANCALTGSIPSWLANLTRLKVLDISWNRLSGSIPTWLRNLDNLFYLDLSNNSLSGQLPNSLTQMKSLMSGSKSPRVSSTENFPFFIKRNSSRKGLQYNQVSSFPPSLILGDNMLVGQILPGFRNLVVLHVLDLSWNNLSGNIPAELSGMTSLEILDLSHNNLTGAIPSSLTNLSFLSKFDVAYNNLVGQVPAGGQFSTFSRSDFEGNPGLCVFLLSPCESKDPLPPASRENNTVTLKENKTKSAIVSLLIGIGVGIVTIILLAVAYRVVLKSHSASVMYC; from the coding sequence ATGGTACCGAGGGAAGGCTTCTTGGCCCTGCTCTCGGTGCGCGCCTGCTGCTTCTTGATCTTCTTGATTCGAGCTCGACAGGCGTTTTCTCAGAACCAGACTTGCGATTCCAAGGATCTCAACGCGTTGCTGGGCTTCACGAATGAGCTCGATCTGGCTAAACTGGGGTGGGTTCTAAATGGCTCTTCTTCCGGTTCCTGCTGCGACTGGCCTGGAGTCACCTGCGGCCCTCCGACGGTAAACGGGAGGAGGGTGGTCGGATTGGATCTCGGCGGAAAGAGCTTGAGAGGCTCGATTCCCTATTCGTTGGCCGGATTGGATCAGCTGAAAAGGCTCGACGTTTCTGTGAATTATCTGCAAGGAGTGGTTCCCCCGCAGCTGCTCCGACTACATCTGCTGGAGTTCATCGATCTCAGCACGAACCAGCTCGAGGGAGTGATTCCATCGAACCTGAGCCTTCCGGCGATTCAAGTGTTCAACATCTCTTACAATCAATTCACCGGCGGCCACCCGATCCTCGGAGGCTCCAGCAATCTGACATCCTTCGACCTCACTTCCAACGATTTCTACGGCCCGATTGATGCCGGCATCTGCAATTCCTCAGCCAAGATAAGAATTCTCCGCTTCTCGGAGAACAGGTTCTACGGCGACCTTCCCAGAGGTCTCAAGAGCTGCAGCTCCCTCAACGAGCTCTGGCTCAGCATGAACGACCTCGGTGGAGACTTGCCGGATGCTTTGTTCGACATGACATCCATGACGCAGTTATTCCTCCAGGGGAACCAGTTCTCCGGCGATCTCAGCACAAACATGAGTAATCTTTCCAACCTTGTCGAGATCGATCTATCCCTTAATAGATTCTCTGGGTTCATCCCAGATGTGTTTGGCAGCCTCGCAAAGCTCGAGTCTTTCTCTGCTCAGTCCAATAAACTTGTAGGTAATTTACCTTCTTCCTTGTCGAAATTGTCATCGCTCACAGTGCTGAATCTGAACAACAACTCCCTTAGTGGTGAAATCAATCTCAATTGCACTGCAATGCCCAAATTAAGCACCCTCAATCTTGGTTCAAATTCTTTTTCTGGCCCCATCCCTGACATGCTTCCCCACTGTGTGCAACTCACAACTTTAAATCTTGGCAACAACAATCTTACTGGAGAAATCCCCCACAGCTTCAAGAACTTCACTTCACTTTCTGATCTGTCTCTCACTGGTAACCACTTCTCTAACGTATCATCGGCCTTGCAAATCGTGCAGTATTGCCCGAAACTTACTCGTTTGATCTTGACAAGGAACTTCCATGGTGGTGAAATGATGCCGGTAGATGCAATTCAAGGTTTTAGGAAGATGGAGTTGCTTGTCATCGCAAACTGTGCTCTTACAGGTTCCATTCCATCATGGTTGGCAAACTTGACCCGATTGAAGGTCTTGGATATCTCATGGAACCGCTTATCTGGATCAATCCCAACGTGGCTTCGGAACCTTGACAATCTCTTTTACTTGGATCTATCAAATAATTCCCTCAGTGGACAGCTTCCTAATAGCTTGACACAGATGAAGAGCCTTATGTCTGGCAGCAAGTCACCGCGAGTTAGCTCAACggagaacttcccattcttcatcaagAGGAATTCGAGTAGAAAGGGCTTGCAGTATAATCAGGTCAGCAGCTTCCCCCCATCATTGATTCTGGGTGACAATATGCTTGTTGGCCAGATTTTGCCAGGATTCAGGAACCTTGTAGTTCTCCATGTGTTGGACTTGAGCTGGAATAATCTTTCGGGAAACATACCGGCAGAGCTGTCGGGCATGACAAGCTTAGAGATCTTGGATTTGTCACACAATAATCTCACAGGAGCAATACCTTCCTCTCTCACCAATCTTAGTTTCTTGTCAAAATTTGATGTGGCATATAACAATTTAGTCGGACAAGTCCCTGCTGGAGGCCAGTTTTCAACCTTCTCAAGATCTGACTTTGAAGGCAACCCTGGGCTCTGTGTCTTTCTCTTATCACCCTGCGAATCCAAAGATCCTTTACCACCTGCAAGCAGAGAAAACAACACAGTGACcctaaaagaaaacaaaaccaaATCTGCCATAGTGAGTTTGTTGATTGGAATTGGAGTTGGAATTGTGACAATTATCCTTCTTGCTGTTGCTTACCGCGTCGTATTAAAAAGTCATTCTGCAAGTGTCATGTACTGCTAA
- the LOC135643368 gene encoding pentatricopeptide repeat-containing protein At2g17033-like, which yields MCVNRQGKLCTCRVLDGRARMALLWATAASFSPSSAAFRCALAGRRKHADRLVSDLRGASADDPSAADRLIRKFLAASSKPAALHALSSFLSLSSPFAPPLYERISEASWFSWKPKLAATVVALLEKQGRCAEAETLTLDAVSRSKTHRDLALFYCDLIECFSEQGLEQPVLETYARLREVPFAGRRPYESMIKALCLMGMPGEAEAKLKEMASSGCKPSPFEFRSVIQSYGRSGLLSEIRRVVGSMEDAGLPIDTVCVNVVLSCYGHHGELPEMASWMTKMREKGIGFSIRTFNCVLNSCPRVVSIASDAGSLPLSMEELLQKLENESSSRTEALLVQELTSSSVLADISEWSPSGSKLDLHGLHVAAAYIILLKWMQELRRRFQEEDVIPLEISVICGSGKHSERRGRSPIKDLVSEMMFRKSSPMRIDSKNPGRFVARGKAVWEWMC from the exons ATGTGTGTCAATCGGCAAGGGAAGCTTTGTACCTGTCGAGTGCTTGACGGCCGTGCGAGGATGGCGTTACTCTGGGCAACGGCAGCCTCGTTCTCGCCCTCCTCCGCCGCTTTCCGCTGCGCGCTGGCCGGCCGCCGGAAGCACGCCGACCGCCTCGTCTCCGACCTCCGCGGCGCTTCTGCTGACGACCCCTCCGCCGCCGACCGCCTCATCAGGAAGTTCCTCGCCGCTTCATCCAAGCCTGCTGCCCTCCACGCCCTCTCCAgcttcctctccctctcctcccctTTCGCGCCCCCC CTCTACGAGCGGATCAGCGAAGCCAGTTGGTTCAGCTGGAAGCCGAAGCTCGCGGCCACCGTCGTCGCTTTGCTCGAGAAGCAAGGACGCTGCGCCGAGGCTGAAACCCTAACCTTGGATGCGGTTTCGAGGTCAAAGACCCATCGAGACCTTGCCCTCTTCTACTGCGACCTCATCGAGTGCTTCTCCGAGCAAGGACTGGAGCAACCAGTTCTCGAGACATACGCGCGGTTGCGAGAAGTTCCCTTCGCCGGGAGGAGGCCTTACGAGTCGATGATCAAAGCCCTGTGCTTGATGGGAATGCCTGGCGAGGCGGAGGCGAAGCTGAAGGAGATGGCTTCGTCGGGATGCAAGCCTTCGCCTTTCGAGTTCAGATCGGTCATCCAAAGTTATGGGCGATCAGGGCTGTTGTCGGAGATACGAAGGGTTGTGGGATCGATGGAGGACGCTGGATTACCGATCGACACCGTGTGCGTCAACGTGGTTCTTTCGTGTTACGGGCACCATGGCGAGCTCCCAGAAATGGCTTCCTGGATGACGAAGATGAGAGAGAAAGGCATCGGGTTCTCGATTCGGACGTTCAACTGCGTGCTGAACTCATGTCCAAGGGTCGTCTCGATCGCGTCCGATGCCGGATCTCTTCCTCTCTCGATGGAGGAACTGCTGCAGAAGCTGGAGAACGAGTCATCCTCAAGAACAGAGGCACTGCTGGTCCAAGAACTGACAAGCTCATCTGTGTTGGCTGACATCTCCGAGTGGTCGCCGTCTGGATCAAAGCTGGACCTCCATGGATTGCACGTCGCCGCAGCGTACATCATCCTGTTGAAGTGGATGCAGGAACTCAGGCGACGATTCCAGGAGGAGGATGTGATTCCTCTGGAGATCTCGGTCATCTGCGGGTCGGGGAAGCACAGCGAGCGAAGGGGACGATCGCCCATAAAAGATCTGGTCTCGGAGATGATGTTTCGGAAGAGCAGCCCGATGAGGATCGACTCGAAGAATCCCGGCAGGTTCGTTGCTCGCGGCAAAGCAGTGTGGGAATGGATGTGCTGA